The window ACTCCGGGGAAACCTCATCCAGCTCCAAACGACGTTGATAGGCTTTTTTTACGACGAGGCCAGCGATCCGGTGGGCAATTCGGAAAGAAGTCCTTTTCTTCCGAACCATGGCGTCGGCCAGCTCCGTGATCGTGATGTAATCTTCCCGGGCCCTTCTCATCAAACGCTCCCGGTTGACTTCCAGCGTGCTTACCACTGCATTCATCAGCTTTAGTACTCGCAGGGCTTTATCGATCGATCGGTACAGGTGAGGCTGAAGGTCATCCTCGGTGTCCACGATGTCGCCAAATGGTGTGTTGTGCACCATCGCAAAGACCGCCTGGGCGTCGGCGATGGCACTGCTGGCGATGGAACGGGAATGCTCCACGGAAACCGGATTTCTCTTTTGCGGCATAATACTGCTGATCTGAACATAGGGGTCGGCCACTTTGACGGCGTCGAACTCCCTGGTGCAGAACAACAGCAGATCCTGTATCCAGCGACCCACGTTCGTCATCAGCACCATCATCGCCGCCGCCACTTCCAACAGATAATCTGCTCCGGCGATGGCGTCGTAGGAGTTTTCCACTATGCCTTCAAACCCCAGGTATTTCCGGACGGAATCCCGGCAGATGTCGAAACCGGATGTCGTAATGGCGGCGGCTCCCATAGGGCTTTGATTCACGGTGTGAAAGGCGGCCCAGACCCTCTTCGTATCCCGCCCCAGTACATCTTGGATCGCCAGGAGGTAATGACCGAGTGTGGTGGGCTGAGCCGGTTGAGTGTGGGTATAGGCGGGCATCACCGTCTCCAAATGCTCTCCGATCACTTCCAACAGGGATTCGCGGAGATCCATCACGACATCTAGGAGTTCCAGCAGCTGCTCGCGCAGGACGAGACGATACATAGTCACCCCCATGTCGTTCCGGCTGCGGGCGATGTGCATGTTCCCCGCCAGGTCCGGTCCCACCTCCTCGGTCAGCCGTGCCTCCATCATGAAAAACAGATCTTCATAGCGCGGATCGTACCGGAGGACAGCGGGATCGAGGGCGGCCACCCTTTCGATAGCATCCAGGATACGAGCAGCCTCCTCCTTCGACAAAATCCCCCGGTCACAGAGCATCAGCACATGAGCCCGGTGCACCTGGAACATAGCGGAAAACAGATAATCCCTCTGATAGTTGAAAACCGGTTTCAACAAACACTCCACATAGGTCTTTCCCGGAAAAGTCGCACCGTCTTTTTTCAACCACTCCTCCCGTTTGCTCATTCAAACATCCCCCTTGAGATTGGATTGAGGTTTGTCATCCATCAGAGAGAATTCTCTGCCTTGACCCCGAAGAAACGATTGGAGATGAACAGGACAACACCGATCAGGATGATTTGGTACATCGCGTATGCCGCCGCCTGCCCTAAGTTGAACATGCGTAGCTGGTTCATGATCTCGATGGAGATAGGACGGTTGTCGATGGTGTAAAGCATTACCGAGGAGACGAATTCTCCCACAGCGGTTACAAAGGCGAGCAGAGTGCCAGCCATGATCCCGGGCAGGATGATGGGTAGAATCACTCTTCTAAAGGTGGTGAACCAACGGGCGCCCAGGTTGCGGGCAGCCTCCTCCAGGGAGTCGTCTAGCTGCTCCAGGGCCGCGTTGGTTGAACGAACCACCAGGGGGATGTGGCGGATGAAATAGGCCAAGGGCAGAATCCAGAAGGTACCCACCAGAACCTTACCGAAGGTGAAGGGGGTGGGCACATTGAATGCAAGGATCATGTTCATCGCCACTACCGTCGCTGGAAGGGCCCAGGGGAGCATCACCATCACGTCCAAGACGTTTTTTCCACGGAATTTCCTCTTTACCAACACATAAGAGGTTAGAATGCCGAAGAGAAAATTTCCCGCCGTCGCCAGCGCCGCCATCCACAGGCTGTTTCGGATCGGCTTCCAGATATGGGGGTCTTTCATCAACAATAGGTAGTTTTCGAGGCTAAACCGCGTAGGGTAGGTCTGATAAGTCCACGAACCTTCGGGGACCAGGGACAAAATCGCCAGCGTGATATGGGGAAGTAGCAGAAACACCACTCCGATCACCCCGACGATGACCAAGGGCCACTTGACCCAAGGATTATTGACTTCCCGACGGTGAGTACTAACTCCCTTCTCCGACACCCGGTAATCCCGCCTTCCCTGATACCACCGCATCACCAGCAAAAAGGATATGGAGATGACGGACAGGATGACCGACTGCGTGGCGGCCATGTCCAGATCGCCGTTGATTTTTGAAAAATAAATCTGCAGGCTAAGAACCCTGAACCCTCCGGCCAACAGAAAAGGAGCAGAAAACGAGGCCATCGACGTCATGAATACCAATAGGGACGCCGCCACCAGCGCAGGAGTCAACAGCGGTAGCGTCACTCGACGGAAGACGGTCCACCGGCCAGCACCGAGATTGGTGGCAGCCTCTTCCAAGGAGGGATTCAAGCCCTTGATGGCCGAGGAGACGGTCATGTAAAAGTAGACGTACATGGTGTAGGCATGAACCAGCAGGATGCCGGCAACCCCGCTCAGCTTGAAGGGGGCTTTGTCCAGGTCGAACCAGTCCTGGATCATCCGTGTCACCAACCCCGACTCTCCGTAGAGGAACATAAAGGACATCACCCCGACCAGAGGGGGCAGCACAATGGGCATGATCGCTGCCGTCGCGAAGAAGCGGCGTCCTGGGAAATCGTAGCGGTTGAAGATGAAAGCAAGTGGCACGCCGATCAAGGCACTCAACAGGACACTCAACAAGGAGATGTAGAGACTGTTCCACAGCGCCTCCAGGTTGGACAGACTCTCCGGGCTGAAGAAACGCTTATAGTTTTCAAGGGTGAACTCCCCCTTCATCCACACGCTCTGAACCAAGGTCCTCAGGCTCGGATATAACACGTAAGAGACCAACACCAGGATGACCGGGATCAGTAGTAACAGGGTGAATCCCTTATCCGATACCACGCGCCGGGATGCGATCGGCTCTGTCGGCCTTTTTGTAGCAGGATTAATCATCAATACTACCCCCTGCGTCTGGAATCAGCCGCAACTGGTCCTCCGGCAACTCGAAGAATCGCCTTTCCCCTTCACGTAGCCTCCCTCGCATGTCCGGCCGGTTTAAGAACAAAGCCTGTAACACCGTTCCGTCCTCCAACTCCACCTTGCAGTAATAGGATGAACCCGTAAACTGGATCAGCTTCACCCACCCTTCCACCCTGTTTGATCCGGGACCTTCGACTAGGCGGACCGCCTCGGGGCGAATCGATAGGAACCAGCCCCCTTCTCCCGTCCAATGGGGAACGTCTTGCTCCCCTTTCTTCACCCGGAATAAGCGGTTCCCGCTCTCCACCGTCACATGATCTGGTTCCGTCTCTTTGATCGTGGCCGGGAGTAGGTTAGTCTCCCCGACAAAGGAAGCGACGAAGGCGTTTTTTGGGTGGTTGTATATCTCCTCCGGTGTCCCCGTCTGCTGGCACTTACCGCGGCTGAAGACGGCGATCCGGTCGCTCATGGATAAGGCCTCCACCTGATCATGAGTGACGTAGATCGTGGTGATTCCCAGGGAGCGCTGTAGAGACAGGATCTCCATCCGCATCTCGTCCCTGAGACGCGCGTCCAGGTTGCTGAGGGGTTCGTCGAGGAGCAGAATACGGGGGCGGATCACCAAGGCGCGGGCAAGAGCGACCCGCTGCTGCTGCCCCCCGCTCAGCTGAGAGATCCTCCTCTCCCCGAATCCCCCCAGTCGCACCTGCTCAAGGGCCTGTTCCACCCGTTCAGTGATCTCCTTTTTCGGGAGTTTACGCACTTCCAGACCAAAGGCCACGTTTTCGGCAACCGTCATGTGTGGAAACAGGGCGTAGTTCTGGAACACCATCCCTGTATCTCGGTAGTGTGGTGGAACGCGAGTTACATCCTGGTCGTCAAAGAGGATACTGCCGGTAGTCGGATAACAAAACCCCGCGATCATTCGCAGCATTGTCGTCTTCCCGCAACCGCTCGGACCCAACAGGGTGAAGAACTCCCCTTCGTTGATGGTCAGGTCCAACTGATTGACCGCCGAAACTTCCCCGAATGTTTTGGAAACCTGCGACAGTTGAACTCGGCTCAATCCGATCACCCCAAAGACATTCGTCTTATTCTTCCGCCTGCTTTTTGCTCTTGATATTCTCGTCCCAGTACTCCATCCACTCTTTCTCTTTTTTACGGATCAGATCCCAATCCAGTTCCATTGGTTTGATCTTCGTTTCCGTGATCCAGGCGGGCAAGTCGTCGATGTCGTTACGGGTGGGGATGCGGTAATACTTTTCGGCGAGGATTTTGGCCGCATCCTTGGAGTTGACGAACTCATAGAATTCTTTGGCCGCTTTGGGGTGTTTCCCACCTTTCACCAGGGCGATCCCATCGGTCAGCACCGGCGTTCCGCTCTCTGGGATGACGTAATCAAACGGGTAGTGCTTCGTCTCCTTTAACATCACGACGTCCGGCATGTCCCACACCGTCATGCTCCCTTCCCCCCGGGCAATCTTGCTGTACATCATCTCCGGGTTGGCGGCGTATTCTTTGGTGTTGGCATCCAGTTTCTTCAACCACTCGTACCCTTCCTTGGGAGCCTTCGACTCCTGGTAGGTTCTGTAGATCATAGAGGAAAAAATGGTGCGCATCGTCCCCGAAGCCAGCGGGTAGCGGATGATGATCTTGTCTTTCCACTTCTTGTCCAAGAGGTCGTCCCAATCCTTCGGCGCTTCCTTCCTGGAAATCTCATTAGTGTTATACATGATTACCTGAGGTGTCTTGAAGGTACCAGTCCAGCTGTAATCCTTCGCATGAAACTCGTCGTCGAGAGCATCGGCGTAGCTAGGCTTGTATTTTTCCAGCAAACCCTCCTCCCTTGCCTGTTCAAACATCACCGACGGTCCCCCCCACCATACGTCCGCCTGGGGATTTCCCTTTTCCGACCGGATCCGGTCCAACACTTCCTGAGAACCCATATCCAGCCACTGCACGTCGGTGTTGGGGTGCTCCTTTTCAAATCGCTTCTCAAAATCTTGCAAGATGTCTTTTCCATGGGGAGAATAGACGACCACCGTCTCCTCCAGCCCGTCCTTGGCGCTTTCCCCTGATGGTGACGAAGCGAGGCAGCCTGTGGCCAGCCCCGTCACCAGAGTCAAACTGAGAATCACTTTCCAACGCATCGGATCTCCCCTCTCAATATGATTTTCCAAAAAACGATCACAGAACCCCCTGAAAAACGGAGTCATGCTCCTTCAACACCAGCGCTCCCCCGCCAACCGCCCCCGCCAAATCCCCAAGTTGGCTGATCCGGATCTCTGGCTGCATTGGGGTCAGCTTGCGAACGGTTCTTTCGATGATAGGCAACAGGATATCCGCCGATCCAAATAGGCCGCCACCCAGGATAACGACTTCGGGGTCAAACAGACTGATCACGTTGGCGATCCCCGCGGCCAGGTGGCGGCTGGCTTCCCCAATCACCTCGGCTGCCTTCGGGTCGCCCTCCCGGAAGGCGTCGAAGATGTCTTTGGCCGTCTGTTTATCCATTGCCGTACCGGTCAGATCCAAGCGGCGATGGTACTCCCTCAAAATGGCCGGTCCTCCGGCTTTACTTTCCAGAAACCCAAACCCGGCGTAGATAGGATCGTTCCATCGCTCTACCGCATCGGCGTCGGTCAACATGTAGCCGATCTCGCCGGAAGCCCAATTGGCACCACGGTACAGTTCCCCGTTCAAGATCAGGCCGCAGCCAATCCCAGTCCCTACCGTCACCATGATTACGTGCCGCTTCTCCCGGCCAGCTCCCAGCCAACATTCGCCCAGGGCGGCCAGATTCACATCATTCTCGACGTAAACCGGAAGCTGAAAATAGTCTTCCATCCTCTCCTTCAATGGGAGGTTCTCCCATTCCAGGCTAGGGGCCGAAATCACCACGCCGTCATGAAACCGGGTGATCCCCGGTGCCCCCACCCCCAAACCGACCACTTTGTCGAGTGGGATGGACAACTCTTCCAAAAATCGGCGGACATCGAGGAAAAAACGCAGTATTTCCAAAGGCTTACGGGTGGGGATCGTCTGTTTTTGGCACACTTCTCCGCCCAAATTGCACAGGGCCATCGTAATGGAACTTCCACCTACATCGATCCCCACCACGTATCCAGCGTGATCATCGATCGCCAATTGAATCGGTTTCCGTCCACCCTGTCCGGAAGAATCACCCACTCCGACCTCTCGAATCACCCCCTCGGCCAATAATTCATCGATGATCTGGGAGACCGTCGTCCGACTGATCGTCGTCTCCCTGGAGATCCCGACGCGAGAAATTTTCCCTTTTGATCGAATAGTCTGCAAAATAATCCGTTTGTTCAGCCGTTTCATCTCATGGGGAGTCCCGCTAACCGTATGATTTCCCATGAAACCCCCCTCACTCTGTTAGGGCTTGTTGACAACGATACCAGGGAGCGAAGCGAACATAGCGAGACTTGTACTCGGTAAGTATGTACTCTCCGATCCGCGGCGACAGCAGAAGTCGATCACCGACCTTGTTATCAAGCCCGATTCCCTTTCCGCGATTTGTTTTAGGATACAAAATCTATTGTTAGTACTATTACCTTCCATGCACATTTGTCAACAGAAACCCGGTTGATTTAGTTTGTAAACCTTTCTTACCAACTTGAGACAAAAGGTGGAATACATATCCGGTTGTCTTTTATTATAACCAAATCCTTCAGGAGTGAAAAGAATGAATTAATATTTTTGTTGAAATATTCTATCTTCATGATTATCATAATTACCAAAGGGTGGAATATATGCCGGAATCCATCTGACAGGAGGATCTGGGAATGCATCCATTAAGGTTCAGAGCCTGGTTTGTGTTTGTGCTGACTTTTGTTCTCTTCGTCAGTCTGCTGGCACCTTCCCTGCCCACCCAGGCGCAGGAAGAACCGGACCGGGAGCTGTGGAAAGCCCTCCTCCCCCTGGATACCGTGGTTAGCTTTATGAACACGGGGGCACATCCTGACGATGAACAGAGTGCCTTGCTGGCTTACCTGTCCCTCGGCAAAGGCGTGCGCACCATCAGTGTGTTGGCCAACCGGGGCGAAGGGGGGCAAAATCAAATTGGCAAGGAACTCGGCAACGCGCTCGGTATCATTCGAAGCCGCGAACTTCAGGAGGCGGCCAAACTGTTAAATGTCCATCTTTTTATGCTCAGCCAAGACTTGAATGACCCCATTTACGATTTTGGCTTCTCAAAATCACCCGAAGAGACACTGAATAAATGGGGTGAAACGTTAACCTATGAACGGCTGATCCGACGGATTCGCGAAGAGCGCCCAGACATCGTAATGCCTTCGTTCCGGGACATCCCGACCGAACACGGACACCATCGCGCCATCTCTGAGCTGACCATTCGTGCCTTTCGAGATGCCGCTGACCCCAACGTTTTTCCGGAGCAAATCCGGCAAGGCTTAAAACCGTGGCAAATCAAAAAAATTTACCTTCCCGGCACAAACGGCCACGAAACGCTGCGCTTTAACATCGGAGGAAAACCAGACCCGATCTACGGTTTGACTTATCCTCAACTGGGAGAAGAATCACGCAAAATGCACAAAAGCCAGGGTATGGGTCGAGACCTACCTGTGGGCGATTTCTTCATTTCATTGGAATTGGTCAATTCTGCCACAGGGTCCAAAGGGAAAGAGTCCTCCCTTTTTGACTCACTTCCCTACGATTTTGCGGATTATGCCAAACAAGTGCCTCAACCGGCTATGAAACAAGCACTCATCCACCTGCAGCAACAATACGAGCGGGCCATCCAGGCCTATCCCAATCGGGCCCATGTGACTCGGGAAGTGCAAAAGGCCTTGCAAATGACACGCCTAGCCATCCACCTTGCCCAAGTCCAACCGCTGAACCAGGAACAAAGAGAGGACCTGCTCTACCGTTTGCAAATCAAAGAACAACAGCTTCAGCACGCCAGTGCCGTCGCCTCGGAAATCCAAATTAACCTGGGCATCGACCGCGATATCTGGACACTTGGCTCCACCTCCCATCTCACGTTAACCATTCACAACAACAGTGATCAGCCTATTACCGGAATCCGGGTGAAACCTGTTTTGCCAGAGGATCACTGGAAGGTGGCAGTCCAGCCGTACATCACTTCCTTGGGGCCCAAGCATCAAAAAACGATCCGCTTAGCCATGTCTGCTCCCGTAGACCATGCTTCCTTCTTCCATCCTTACCATCCTTCCATTGTGCAAATCGATGTCTCCTATCTACTGGAAGGGCAAACGGTTACTCAGCGGATCACACCGGACCCGCTCAAACAAACGGCCGCGCTCTTGCCGGATTGGGGTTTCCTTCTCTCACCCGAGTCAAGCATCATCAATACTGCGAAAGAGCAGGATACCCGAACCATTCACTTGCAAGTAACGAACTATAAAAACGGCCCCAGCCAAGGAACGATTCACGTCAACGTGCCGGAGGGCTGGAAAGCGGAACCGGCTGAATGGGATGTCCATTTTGCTAAGGCGGATGAGCAACAATCTTTTCAGGTGAACATCACTACACCCAAAGGAGTCAAGGAACAAACCTACGACATCACCTTCGAAGCCAATGTTGACGGCCATCGCTTCAACTCCCAAGTGCAGCGTATCTTTTATCCGCACATTGGGACTAGCTACTACGTACGCGATGCCAAACTCACTCTCCATGCGTTTCCTTTGAATTTGCCTACCGGGCTAAAAATCGGATATGTGGAAAGCGGATTTGATGATGTGTCCAATCAGTTGCGTCAAGCGGGACTTAACATCACTTCCTTAACGGAAGATGATTTGAAAAAAAATGACTTAAGCCAATACGACACCATCGTCGTCGGCATTCGGGCTTATCTCTCGCGCCCTGACCTTTTGGCTAACAACCATCGTTTGTTGGATTACGTAGAAAACGGTGGCCATGTAGTCATGCAGTATCACAAACCGGAGGACAACTGGAAGTCTGAACTCGCCCCATACCCGCTCACTCCCGGTGATCCTCCCATCAGTTGGAGGGTCACGGATGAAACTGCCCCCGTCACTTTCTTGCAACCCGAGCATCCGATCATGCAGTGGCCAAACAAAATCACCTCCGCCGACTTTGACGGATGGGTCCAAGAACGGGGGGTCTATTTTCCTTCCAGTTGGGACAAAGAGCATTATCTCCCGCTTTTGTCCATGTCCGATCCAGGGGAAGAGCCTTTCACCAGCGGATTGTTGGTCGCTGATTACGGCAAAGGCACTTACATCTATACCAGCCTAGTCTGGTACCGCCAGATTCAGGCTCAAGTGCCCGGTGGCTACCGCATATTTATCAACCTTGTCAGCTACCCCCACACCCGGTAACCTGAAAAATCACCATTTGGTTTCCACTTCAAGCGACATTAACCGGAAAGCACCCTGACGGGTGCTTTCCGGCTTGCCAAAGCCCTTATGTAAACGGTCTTCGGGAAGGTATACATGCGCCGCTAGAAAAGTGTAGAAAACTGTTCTGCAAATCACCAGGTTGTGACTTGAAGGAGGAAAACACAGTGTTTACAAAATTCCTGGAACAGTACAAAATAGGCGAAACTTGGCTGTCCAAAGGAAGGACAATTACGGAGGCCGATCTCGTGATGTTTTCTGCATTCAGTGGGGACTGGTTTCCCCTTCACACCGACAAGGAGTATGCGTCCAGAACCTTGTTTAAGCAGCGTATCGCTCACGGGATGCTGGTGCTTTCCGCTGCCACGGGTCTTTTTCAATTTGAACCGGGAGTGGTCGTCGCTTTCTATGGAATGGAACATGTTCGCTTTACCAATCCGACCTTCATCGGCGACACGATTCATTCGGAAGTGAAGATTATCGATATTCAGGAGAAAGACAACGGGCGGGGAATTATCACAGCGCTCCAAGAGATTAAAAAACAGACCGGTGAGACAGTGGTGGTTGCCACTATAAAACTGATGGTAAACAAGAGCCCAAATCATTAAGGTCATCATGCGAGGATACACCATGTTTGGGAGGGATATGCATGGATGTCGGGTATATGACAAGACGAATCATGGGAGATCTCAACACGCTAGAACCTTCCAAGTGTGCTGTAAAGTTGGAAAGTGAGTTATCGTGGACGTATGAGGAGTTGCATCGGGTTTCAAATGCCTACGGAAATGTGCTTCGCAACTCGGGAGTGAAAAAAGGGGATCGGGTCGGAATCCTTCTGTATAACTGTCTAGAGTACTTCGCTCTTTACTTCGGGGCTGCAAAAATCGGAGCCATTGCCGTTCGTCTCAATTTTCGGTTGGCCAGTCAAGAGTTTGAATACGCGTTGAACGATTCAGGCTGTAAAATTCTTTGCTTTCATTCCAGTTTAACTGATCGGATCGAGCCAATACGGAATGCTGTTTCTGTTGAGGATTACATCTGTCTTCCATATCAGGGTGAGCCGGTTCCACCTTGGGCCAAACCATGGGACGTATTGACCAACGGAGAAACATCGGAGATCACCAATATAACGCTTGAACCGTCGGATCCGGTGATGTTGATGTATACCTCCGGAACCACGGGACGGCCGAAGGGAGCTTTATGGACACACGCCAATACACTCTGGTTTTCGGCCATGCAGGTGATGAAATGGAATTTGCATGCCGGTACGGTTTGTATGACGACTGGTCCCCTTTATCATGTGGGAGGAATGGAAGATCTGGCACTGCCGGCACTCCTGGTTGGAGGAACAGTTGTGATTACAAAAAGTGGGGGCTTCAGCATCGATCGCGTTGTACGAACAATCGAACAAGAAAATGTCACTGATTGTTTTCTATTTCCCTTTATGATTTATGAGATGTTGAACTCTTCCCGATCCGCAGATTTCAAGCTTTCAAGATTGAAACGAATCTATTCGGGAGGGGATCCCGTCATGCCATGGGCAATCGAACAATTAAACGAACGTTTTCCCCATGTGGGATTGGTTCAGGTCTATGGTTTGACGGAAGGAACCCCGATTGCCGCTGCCCTTGACCCGTCTGACTCCAGGAAGAAAGGCCATACTGTCGGGAAACCGATGCCGTTGACCGAAATCAAAATCGTCGATGACCGCGGACAATCAGTTCCGATAGGAGAAACAGGCGAAATCTGCATCAAGAGTCCGGCTGTCTCACAGGGTTATTGGCAAAAACCTGCGGCAACGGCAGCCACTTTCGTTGACGGTTGGTGTCATACAGGTGATCTTGGGAGGATCGACAAGGATGGATATCTCTCGATTGTCGGCCGCAAAAAGGACATGATCAGAAGCGGTGGAGAGAACATCTATCCGGTTGAAATCGAAGACGTCTTGATTCGCCATCCTGCTGTCAAAGATGTGGCAGTAATCGGAATTCCAGACCCGAAATATATCGAAACCGTTTGTGCGGTGATAGTTCTAAAACAGGAAATGAAAGCAACGGAGGATGATATAATCAGGTTTGCCACTCAACACTTGGCCAGTTACAAAAAGCCCCGGAAAGTGGTGTTTGTGAAAGAAATTCCGCGGACCCCTTCCGGAAAAATTCAAAAATACATTTTGAGGGAGAAATACGGGTCAACGGAAAACGTATGCTAAAGGTGTAAATCAGTCTTGTTACGTTCCTCTTGTTGTGAAGGAAAAGAAAAATCAAAAAACTCTAGTCAATAAAAAAAGGCAGCCCCGTCTCTCAGGCTGCTTTTTCTATAGCCAGAAAAAGGGGAGCACGTATCCCCGCTCAGCCGCATATAAACAGTGCAAGCAGAGAAACGCGTCCCCTTCTCTCATAATCGTTGGGTTCCTATTATGCCCGAGAAACGTACTCGCCGCTCCGGGTATCGATGATCAGCCGGTCGCCCACGTTAACGAACAGCGGTACCTGTACGACCAAGCCCGTTTCCAACGTGGCCGATTTGCTTCCGCCCGTCGCGGTGTCTCCCTTGATGCCCGGTTCGGTATCGGTCACTTCCAACTCCACCGTATTGGGCAGTTGCACACCGATGGTTTCTCCTTGGTAGATCATGATGTTGACGTTCATGTTTTCCTTCAGGAATTTGATCTCCCGCTCCAGGCGTTCGGCCGGCAGGCTGATTTGCTCGTAGGTTTCATTGTCCATAAACGTGTACTCACCGCCGCTTTCATACAGGTACTGCATTTGGCGGGTTTCCACGTGTGCACGCGGCACTTTTTCCCCGGCGCGGAATGTCCGCTCCTGAATGTTGCCGTTGCGCAGGTTGCGCAGTTTGGAACGGACGAACGCCGCCCCTTTCCCCGGTTTGACGTGTTGGAATTCCAGTACTTGCCACACGTCACCGTCCAGCTCGATGGTCAATCCCGTACGAAAATCGTTCACCGAAATCATGCATGTCTCCTCCAAACTCGATAAGATAAAGCCGACCGTCTATTCGATCACGATCAGGTCTTTGGGGCTGTGCGTCAGCACTTCCTTGCCCTGCTCGGTCACGACCACGTCGTCCTCAAT of the Polycladomyces subterraneus genome contains:
- a CDS encoding ABC transporter ATP-binding protein, with product MSRVQLSQVSKTFGEVSAVNQLDLTINEGEFFTLLGPSGCGKTTMLRMIAGFCYPTTGSILFDDQDVTRVPPHYRDTGMVFQNYALFPHMTVAENVAFGLEVRKLPKKEITERVEQALEQVRLGGFGERRISQLSGGQQQRVALARALVIRPRILLLDEPLSNLDARLRDEMRMEILSLQRSLGITTIYVTHDQVEALSMSDRIAVFSRGKCQQTGTPEEIYNHPKNAFVASFVGETNLLPATIKETEPDHVTVESGNRLFRVKKGEQDVPHWTGEGGWFLSIRPEAVRLVEGPGSNRVEGWVKLIQFTGSSYYCKVELEDGTVLQALFLNRPDMRGRLREGERRFFELPEDQLRLIPDAGGSIDD
- a CDS encoding PIG-L family deacetylase → MHPLRFRAWFVFVLTFVLFVSLLAPSLPTQAQEEPDRELWKALLPLDTVVSFMNTGAHPDDEQSALLAYLSLGKGVRTISVLANRGEGGQNQIGKELGNALGIIRSRELQEAAKLLNVHLFMLSQDLNDPIYDFGFSKSPEETLNKWGETLTYERLIRRIREERPDIVMPSFRDIPTEHGHHRAISELTIRAFRDAADPNVFPEQIRQGLKPWQIKKIYLPGTNGHETLRFNIGGKPDPIYGLTYPQLGEESRKMHKSQGMGRDLPVGDFFISLELVNSATGSKGKESSLFDSLPYDFADYAKQVPQPAMKQALIHLQQQYERAIQAYPNRAHVTREVQKALQMTRLAIHLAQVQPLNQEQREDLLYRLQIKEQQLQHASAVASEIQINLGIDRDIWTLGSTSHLTLTIHNNSDQPITGIRVKPVLPEDHWKVAVQPYITSLGPKHQKTIRLAMSAPVDHASFFHPYHPSIVQIDVSYLLEGQTVTQRITPDPLKQTAALLPDWGFLLSPESSIINTAKEQDTRTIHLQVTNYKNGPSQGTIHVNVPEGWKAEPAEWDVHFAKADEQQSFQVNITTPKGVKEQTYDITFEANVDGHRFNSQVQRIFYPHIGTSYYVRDAKLTLHAFPLNLPTGLKIGYVESGFDDVSNQLRQAGLNITSLTEDDLKKNDLSQYDTIVVGIRAYLSRPDLLANNHRLLDYVENGGHVVMQYHKPEDNWKSELAPYPLTPGDPPISWRVTDETAPVTFLQPEHPIMQWPNKITSADFDGWVQERGVYFPSSWDKEHYLPLLSMSDPGEEPFTSGLLVADYGKGTYIYTSLVWYRQIQAQVPGGYRIFINLVSYPHTR
- a CDS encoding ABC transporter permease, whose translation is MINPATKRPTEPIASRRVVSDKGFTLLLLIPVILVLVSYVLYPSLRTLVQSVWMKGEFTLENYKRFFSPESLSNLEALWNSLYISLLSVLLSALIGVPLAFIFNRYDFPGRRFFATAAIMPIVLPPLVGVMSFMFLYGESGLVTRMIQDWFDLDKAPFKLSGVAGILLVHAYTMYVYFYMTVSSAIKGLNPSLEEAATNLGAGRWTVFRRVTLPLLTPALVAASLLVFMTSMASFSAPFLLAGGFRVLSLQIYFSKINGDLDMAATQSVILSVISISFLLVMRWYQGRRDYRVSEKGVSTHRREVNNPWVKWPLVIVGVIGVVFLLLPHITLAILSLVPEGSWTYQTYPTRFSLENYLLLMKDPHIWKPIRNSLWMAALATAGNFLFGILTSYVLVKRKFRGKNVLDVMVMLPWALPATVVAMNMILAFNVPTPFTFGKVLVGTFWILPLAYFIRHIPLVVRSTNAALEQLDDSLEEAARNLGARWFTTFRRVILPIILPGIMAGTLLAFVTAVGEFVSSVMLYTIDNRPISIEIMNQLRMFNLGQAAAYAMYQIILIGVVLFISNRFFGVKAENSL
- the argH gene encoding argininosuccinate lyase, which produces MSKREEWLKKDGATFPGKTYVECLLKPVFNYQRDYLFSAMFQVHRAHVLMLCDRGILSKEEAARILDAIERVAALDPAVLRYDPRYEDLFFMMEARLTEEVGPDLAGNMHIARSRNDMGVTMYRLVLREQLLELLDVVMDLRESLLEVIGEHLETVMPAYTHTQPAQPTTLGHYLLAIQDVLGRDTKRVWAAFHTVNQSPMGAAAITTSGFDICRDSVRKYLGFEGIVENSYDAIAGADYLLEVAAAMMVLMTNVGRWIQDLLLFCTREFDAVKVADPYVQISSIMPQKRNPVSVEHSRSIASSAIADAQAVFAMVHNTPFGDIVDTEDDLQPHLYRSIDKALRVLKLMNAVVSTLEVNRERLMRRAREDYITITELADAMVRKKRTSFRIAHRIAGLVVKKAYQRRLELDEVSPELIEEASREVMGNGVPFTEEELKKIWDPNYFIAVRKCLGGPSPGEAARMLRDRRKKLSADRTELQQYKNRIRSAQDRMKERIQQLTATLSS
- a CDS encoding extracellular solute-binding protein; translation: MRWKVILSLTLVTGLATGCLASSPSGESAKDGLEETVVVYSPHGKDILQDFEKRFEKEHPNTDVQWLDMGSQEVLDRIRSEKGNPQADVWWGGPSVMFEQAREEGLLEKYKPSYADALDDEFHAKDYSWTGTFKTPQVIMYNTNEISRKEAPKDWDDLLDKKWKDKIIIRYPLASGTMRTIFSSMIYRTYQESKAPKEGYEWLKKLDANTKEYAANPEMMYSKIARGEGSMTVWDMPDVVMLKETKHYPFDYVIPESGTPVLTDGIALVKGGKHPKAAKEFYEFVNSKDAAKILAEKYYRIPTRNDIDDLPAWITETKIKPMELDWDLIRKKEKEWMEYWDENIKSKKQAEE
- a CDS encoding ROK family transcriptional regulator, translating into MGNHTVSGTPHEMKRLNKRIILQTIRSKGKISRVGISRETTISRTTVSQIIDELLAEGVIREVGVGDSSGQGGRKPIQLAIDDHAGYVVGIDVGGSSITMALCNLGGEVCQKQTIPTRKPLEILRFFLDVRRFLEELSIPLDKVVGLGVGAPGITRFHDGVVISAPSLEWENLPLKERMEDYFQLPVYVENDVNLAALGECWLGAGREKRHVIMVTVGTGIGCGLILNGELYRGANWASGEIGYMLTDADAVERWNDPIYAGFGFLESKAGGPAILREYHRRLDLTGTAMDKQTAKDIFDAFREGDPKAAEVIGEASRHLAAGIANVISLFDPEVVILGGGLFGSADILLPIIERTVRKLTPMQPEIRISQLGDLAGAVGGGALVLKEHDSVFQGVL
- a CDS encoding MaoC/PaaZ C-terminal domain-containing protein translates to MFTKFLEQYKIGETWLSKGRTITEADLVMFSAFSGDWFPLHTDKEYASRTLFKQRIAHGMLVLSAATGLFQFEPGVVVAFYGMEHVRFTNPTFIGDTIHSEVKIIDIQEKDNGRGIITALQEIKKQTGETVVVATIKLMVNKSPNH